A DNA window from Camelina sativa cultivar DH55 chromosome 17, Cs, whole genome shotgun sequence contains the following coding sequences:
- the LOC104758967 gene encoding uncharacterized protein LOC104758967: MVSLMKIMMVMVLLVIGVSAETVVELCKRTMCKTQCQGNKFQSSGCSDCLLGCAWPGSTSKIDQRALCLKNCDVGCGPSNDCYQRCIKRCPSLLI; encoded by the exons atgGTGAGTCTCATGAAAATAATGATGGTTATGGTTCTGTTAGTGATTGGCGTGAGTGCAGAGACGGTGGTGGAACTATGTAAACGAACAATGTGCAAGACTCAATGTCAAGGCAACAAATTCCAAAGTTCTGGATGTTCTGATTGTCTCCTTGGATGCGCTTGGCCTGGAA gTACCAGCAAAATAGATCAACGGGCTTTGTGTCTCAAGAATTGTGATGTCGGTTGTGGCCCGAGCAACGACTGCTACCAACGTTGTATTAAACGTTGTCCTAGCCTTTTGATTTGA
- the LOC104758966 gene encoding purple acid phosphatase 6-like has protein sequence MKMVILAFLFLSMTTVINGGITSKFVRQALPSIEMSLETFPSRGGYNTPEQVHLTQGDHDGRAMIVSWVTPLNLAGSNVVTYWIAGNSSDVTPAKKRAHASTKSYRFYDYSSGFLHHANIKGLEYDTKYTYEVGTDKSVRQFSFTTPPKVGPDVPYTFGIIGDLGQTYASNETLYHYMSNPKGQAVLFVGDLSYADDHPNHDQRKWDTWGRFVEPCAAYQPFIFAAGNHEIDYVPNIGEPHAFKPYTHRYPNAYKASQSTSPLWYSVKRASAYIIVLSSYSAYGKYTPQYIWLEQELKKVNREETPWLIVMVHSPWYNSNNYHYMEGESMRLMFESWLLNSKVDLVLSGHVHAYERSERISNVKYNITNGLSTPVKDSSAPIYITIGDGGNIEGIANSFTDPQPSYSAYREASFGHAVLEIKNKTHAQYTWHRNQDNEPVAADSIMLHNRHFFPVEEIESGNVSV, from the exons atgAAAATGGTTATATtagcctttttgtttttaagcatGACCACTGTGATCAATGGTGGAATCACGAGTAAATTCGTTCGTCAAGCTTTACCATCCATTGAGATGTCTCTCGAAACTTTCCCTTCTCGTGGTGGTTACAACACTCCTGAACAG GTTCATCTAACACAAGGAGATCACGATGGACGTGCCATGATTGTCTCGTGGGTTACGCCGCTAAACCTCGCTGGTTCTAACGTCGTTACTTACTGGATCGCTGGTAATAGTAGTGACGTAACGCCAGCAAAGAAGAGAGCTCACGCTTCCACGAAGTCTTACAGATTCTATGACTATTCCTCTGGTTTCCTCCATCATGCTAACATTAAAGGACTCGAG TACGATACCAAGTACACTTATGAGGTTGGTACCGATAAATCCGTTAGACAATTCTCCTTCACTACTCCTCCAAAGGTTGGACCTGATGTTCCATACACATTCGGCATCATTg GTGATCTTGGACAAACTTATGCTTCTAACGAGACATTGTATCATTACATGTCGAACCCTAAAGGCCAAGCCGTTCTCTTTGTCGGAGACTTGTCTTACGCAGACGACCATCCGAACCATGACCAGAGGAAATGGGATACTTGGGGAAGATTCGTGGAGCCCTGTGCGGCTTATCAGCCTTTCATTTTTGCTGCCGGGAATCATGAGATTGATTACGTTCCGAACATA GGTGAGCCTCACGCGTTCAAACCCTACACTCACCGTTACCCCAATGCCTACAAAGCTTCACAGAGTACTTCTCCTCTTTGGTACTCGGTCAAACGCGCCTCTGCTTACATTATCGTCCTCTCCTCCTACTCTGCCTACG GAAAATATACTCCTCAATACATTTGGCTCGAGCAAGAGCTGAAGAAGGTGAACAGAGAAGAGACTCCATGGTTGATTGTCATGGTTCACTCACCGTGGTACAACAGTAATAACTACCACTACATGGAAGGTGAGAGCATGAGACTAATGTTTGAGTCATGGCTCCTTAACAGCAAGGTCGATTTGGTTTTGTCTGGTCATGTCCATGCCTACGAGAGATCCGAACGTATCTCTAATGTCAAATACAATATCACCAATGGCTTGAGCACTCCGGTGAAGGACTCCTCTGCTCCCATTTACATCACCATCGGAGATGGAGGAAACATTGAAGGAATCGCAAACAGTTTCACTGATCCACAACCAAGCTACTCGGCGTATAGGGAGGCAAGTTTTGGTCATGCGGTCTTGGAGATCAAAAACAAGACTCATGCGCAGTACACATGGCATAGGAACCAAGACAACGAACCTGTCGCCGCAGATTCTATTATGTTGCATAATAGACACTTCTTTCCGGTGGAAGAAATCGAATCTGGCAATGTTAGCGTTTGA